Genomic segment of Umezawaea sp. Da 62-37:
TGCTCGGTGCTGACCGATGTCATGGAGGCGCCTTCGGACGGGGTCGACGGAACCCGCAGATTACTTGGCTATGCGAAGTAATCTGCCCGATGTGACCCGTGCGACTCCCGCGACCCGGCCAGGGGGCGGCGAGTTCCAGCGGTACGCGTGCGGAAGGGCTACGGGTCGCGGACCATGCGGCGTTCGGCTTCCCCGGCGGCGCCGGCGTCGAGGAACCCGTGCCGCCGGTAGAGGGCGGAGGCGCGGTCGTTGTCCCGCAGCACGTCCAGGGTCACCCGGCCGGTCGCGTGCTCCTCCGCCCAGTCGACCACCGCGGCCACCAGCGCGTCGCCGACGCCGCGGCCCCGCGCGAACGGCGCCACCCACATCGAGATCAGGCCGACCGTGCCGTGGCGGTCGGGTCCGGTCCCGCTCACCATGCCCGCCGCGCGGCCGTCCAGGTAGGCCACCAGGTTGTGCGTGCCACCGCCGAGGCGGGCACGCCACCGCCGCTCGACGTCCCCTTCTCCGAGCCAGTCCGCGAGCTTCGCCCCGAACGCGTCCGGAGCCTCGCCCAGAGCCGACAGGCGGAGTTCCCGCCACACCTCCCAGTCGTCGACCCCGAGGACGCGCACCACGATCATGCGACCACTGTCGACCACCCGATCGTCCGGTCGCAACGACATTTCCCGGCAGGCCGAGGCCTCGACCACCGCAGAAGCTGTCCGATGTGGACGGTCCGACTCCCCTACGGCTCGGCCGTGATCCGGTCCAGCAGCGGCGGGCTCCAGTGCTCGCCGTACCCCTGGCGGAGGGCGGGCAGCCGCCAGTCCTCCCCGGTCACGGCGCCGCGGCACCGGGAAGTGCCGCAGCGGCAGTCCATCCGCCACGACCCGACCCCGGAGTGGGTGGCGTAGTCCACCGTCAGCTCCGCGCCCACCGGGATCTCCGCGCGGGCGACCAGCGTGGTCGCGTCGGTGTGCCAGAGGGTCGGCTCGCAGGAGTGGTTGCCGTAGCGGGCCGGGTGGTCGGGTTCCAGCAGCAGGTGGTGGCCGTGCGCGACGGTCAGGCTGCTGTAGGGCGGGACCAGCGCCGCCAGCTCGGTGTCGTCGATGAGCCGTCCGCCCAGCCGCAGGACGTCCTCGCCCTCCTCGATGGGGGCGGTGGCGAACAGGCCGAGCCCCTCGATCGGCGACTCGCGAACGCCCGCGCGGGAGGTGAGCCAGGACCGTGACGGGTAGTGGGCCATCCCGCGATCCTCCTCCACCGCCCAACCCCCTCGGCGATCCGCGTGGGTGACGGCCGGGCAGGCGCTACGCGACGACGCCCAGCGCCGCGCCCAGCCCACCGGCCAACTGGTCGAAACCCTGCTCGGCGGCCGCGACGGCGTCCGGGTAGGCGTCGTCCACGCCGGTCCCGGCGAGGACCCGTTCGCGGTTGTCCAGCGACAGCATCCAGGTCACGGCCATGATCTGCGCGGCCGCGAGGCGAGCGGTGAGCTCGGACAGGTCGGCGGTCTCGCGCAGGGCCGCGGCCAGCGCCCGTTCGCCGTTCTCCTTGAACTTGAACATCCCGCCGACCAGCGAGGGCGTGCCCAGGATCACCCGGTACAGCACGAGAGCCGGTTCGAGTTCGGACAGGCCGGTGATCGGGTCGCGCCTGGCCAGGCCGTCCAGGTAGTGCTCGCGCAGCGCGGTCAGGGGCGACAGTCCCGCCGGACGCGCGCGCACCACGCGGGCGCTCTCCGTCTCGTGGTCGGCGAGCCTGCACACGATCAGGTCTTCCTTGGTCGGGAAGTAGCTGAACAACGTGCGCCGCGACACCTCGGCGGCCTCGGCGACCTGCGTGATCGACACCTGGTCGTAGCCGTGCTCCGCGAACAGCGCCAACGCCGTGTCCGAGATGTTCTCGTACGTCCGCCGCTTCTTCCGCTCGCGCAGGCCGGTCTGCTCGCTCACCCCCCAAGGCTAGCGGTCCGTTCCGCACCGGGGTATAACTTGCACTCAGTCTACTTATGCACTGAGAGGGAGTTATGGACGTCATCGTGATCGGCGCCGGACCGACCGGCCTGATGCTCGCGCACGAACTGGCGCTGGGCGGCGCGCGGGTCGTCGTGGTCGAACGGCTGGCCGAACGGGTCCGCCAGGTCAAGGGCGGCGCCATCCAGCCGCGCACCTCGGAACTGCTGGACGCGCGCGGACTGCTGGACGCCATCGAGGCGCGGGCGCTGGAACGCACGAAGACCGGCGGGCACTTCGCGGGTCTGCCGGTGTCGCTGGACTGCGCGAACTGGCGGACCAGGCACCCGTACCCGATCGCCATCCCCCAGTGGGCGATCGAGGACGTGCTGGCCGACGCCGCCGTCGAACGCGGGGTCGAGATCCTGCGCGACCACCCGGTCACCTCCGTGGAGCAGGACGGGACCGGCGTGACCGTGACCGCGGGCGACACCGAACTGCGGGCGGCGTACGCCGTGGCCTGCGACGGGGCGCACAGCAGCGTGCGCAAGCTGCTCGACGTGCCGTTCCCCGGCAGGCCGGGGACCTACCGGGCGGTGCTGACCGACATCCGGCTGACCTCGGTGTCCGGGCTGGTGCCCGCCTCCGCGGGGCATCTGAGCACGATGACCAGGCAGGACAACGGGTTCTTCGGGATGCTGGTCCCGGTCGGCGGCGGCGAGTACCGGTTCACCTACGGCGCCACCGGCACCGAGGAGGCCTCGTCCACGTTCGACGGCGTGCAGCGCGCGCTGACCGCCGTCTACGGCGAGGGCACGGTGCTCGGCGAGGTGCTGAACTCCTCGTGGTTCAGCGACGCGACCCGCCAGGTCGAGCGGTACCGGTACGGCCGCGTGCTGTTCGCGGGCGACTCGGCGCACATCCACCCGCCGTGGGGCGGCCAGGGGCTCAACCTCGGCGTGCAGGACGCGGTGAACCTGGGCTGGAAGCT
This window contains:
- a CDS encoding GNAT family N-acetyltransferase, with protein sequence MIVVRVLGVDDWEVWRELRLSALGEAPDAFGAKLADWLGEGDVERRWRARLGGGTHNLVAYLDGRAAGMVSGTGPDRHGTVGLISMWVAPFARGRGVGDALVAAVVDWAEEHATGRVTLDVLRDNDRASALYRRHGFLDAGAAGEAERRMVRDP
- a CDS encoding SET domain-containing protein-lysine N-methyltransferase, with protein sequence MAHYPSRSWLTSRAGVRESPIEGLGLFATAPIEEGEDVLRLGGRLIDDTELAALVPPYSSLTVAHGHHLLLEPDHPARYGNHSCEPTLWHTDATTLVARAEIPVGAELTVDYATHSGVGSWRMDCRCGTSRCRGAVTGEDWRLPALRQGYGEHWSPPLLDRITAEP
- a CDS encoding TetR family transcriptional regulator is translated as MSEQTGLRERKKRRTYENISDTALALFAEHGYDQVSITQVAEAAEVSRRTLFSYFPTKEDLIVCRLADHETESARVVRARPAGLSPLTALREHYLDGLARRDPITGLSELEPALVLYRVILGTPSLVGGMFKFKENGERALAAALRETADLSELTARLAAAQIMAVTWMLSLDNRERVLAGTGVDDAYPDAVAAAEQGFDQLAGGLGAALGVVA
- a CDS encoding FAD-dependent oxidoreductase; translation: MDVIVIGAGPTGLMLAHELALGGARVVVVERLAERVRQVKGGAIQPRTSELLDARGLLDAIEARALERTKTGGHFAGLPVSLDCANWRTRHPYPIAIPQWAIEDVLADAAVERGVEILRDHPVTSVEQDGTGVTVTAGDTELRAAYAVACDGAHSSVRKLLDVPFPGRPGTYRAVLTDIRLTSVSGLVPASAGHLSTMTRQDNGFFGMLVPVGGGEYRFTYGATGTEEASSTFDGVQRALTAVYGEGTVLGEVLNSSWFSDATRQVERYRYGRVLFAGDSAHIHPPWGGQGLNLGVQDAVNLGWKLAATTAGWAPEGLLDTYHVERHPKAARVLHHTSAQRVLANPQPDEDLLALREIFTDLMRLPDANHHLAGMMSGLDVEGRVPDYDLVTDDGPVRLAELLRPGRGLLLDPTGSLDVPEGWSDRVDLVRVKSDDDFGPLLLRPDAVVCWSGEGSLADALAGTFGRAA